The Desulfovibrio sp. genome contains the following window.
GCGCTGGCAAGCCTTTCGCCCGATAAAACACCATCTGGTGAAGGGCGCAACGGGGAGTGGTTTGACCAGAGCCTCAACGTGTGCGAGGAGGCCGATGTTTTTTACCGCATTGCCCACGATTGGGAGCTGGACTATGTGGATGAGTCGCTGACCCTCTGGCGGGTGCACGGGGGCAACACGACCTTTCGCAAATTTGGTCAGTTTGCTGATGAAACTTTACGCATTCTTGAGAAGCACCGGGCGTTGTACCCTGGCTATGATCAGGAATATTCTGGTCTTGTCACAATGATGACCCGCAGGGCGGGCTTTCAAAAAGCGGTGGCCCTGTGGCGCGAAGGGCACAACGCCGCCGCCCGGGAGGCCATAAAACCCTGGCGGAACAGCGGGCGCAAATTCAGAATTTTCTGGTGGGCAAGTTATCTGCCAGGAATTTTTTTTGACGTGGCCGCCCGCCTGTATTTCGCGCTGCCAGCCAATTTGCGACAATAGCAGTAAGTTTTGTCTCGACTTGGATAGGGAAACATATTGTATTTTTTGCTGAAAGATTATATTCGCACTCAAAGGTCTTAGTGGGGGAAAAAAGTAGCATTTCTGGGTCGCACGGAAGGGACTCACTCTGCTCAAGCCCCCTTGCAACACATAACAGTTGAGGGTCTGTTATATGGCTTGGACACAAGTGTATGATCCGGTTGGCGGAGCTGTAGTTTCCGCCCTGCTGGCAGGTATCCCCCTGATCAGCCTTTTTTACATGCTGGCCGTGCGTCGTGCTAAGGGGCATTACGCCGCGGCTCTTGCTGTGGCACTTTCTTTCGTTCTGGCGGTTGCCGTGTGGGGCATGCCGTTTGGGACAGCGCTGGGCGCATTGAGCTACGGCGCGGCCTTTGGCCTCTTCCCCATCATCTGGATCGTTATTACGGCGGTCTGGGTGTACAACATGACTGTGGAATCGGGCGAATTTGAATACATCAAAGAATCGCTCGCGCGTCTGACGGACGACCGTCGTTTGCAGGCAATCTTTATCGCCTTTGCCTTTGGTTCCTTCATTGAAGGTACCGCTGGCTTCGGCACCCCTGTGGCAATCACCGCCGCCATGCTGGTGGGCCTGGGCTTCCGCCCCCTGTACGCCGCTGGTATCTGTCTGATTGCCAACACCGCGCCCGTGGCCTTTGGCGCCATTGGTATCCCGATCATCGTAGGCGCCCAGGTTTCCGGCATTCCTGAAATGCACGTGAGCCAGATCGTTGGTCGTCAGCTGCCCTTCCTGTCCATCCTGGTGCCCCTGTGGCTCTGCGTGGTCATGTGCGGCTTCAAGCGCGCCATGGAAGTGCTGCCCGCCATCATCGTGGCTGGCGTGAGCTTCGCCGGTTCGCAGTTCCTGTTCTCCAACTACCACGGCGCTACGCTGCCCGATATCATGTCGGCTCTTATCACCATCATTGCCATGGTGTTGTTGCTGCGCGTGTGGAAGCCCAAGACCGTGTGGCGTTTTGAGGGCGAAAAGGAAACCGTGCTGACCGGAGCTGCCCCTTCAACGGGCGTGGTGCTGCGTGCGTGGCTGCCTTACATCGTTCTGGCCGTCATGGTGTTCTTGTGGGGCCTGCCCCAGTTCAAGAACTTGCTGAACGCCGTGCCCGGTTCGGTGCTCAAGTTCTCCTGGCCCGCTCTTGACGGCATGGTGCACAAGGCTGCTCCCATCCTGGCCGCCGGCAAGGATCCCAACTATCCCGCAGTGTTCGTGTTCAACTGGCTTTCCGCCGGTGGTACGGCCATCCTGCTGGCCGGTTTCTTCTCCGTGCCTTTCATGCCTGGTTATTCGTTCGGCAAGGCTATTAACTGCCTGTTCCGCACCATTCACCAGCTGCGCTTCCCCATTGCGACCATCGCCATGATCCTGGGCCTGGCTTACCTCATGAACTTCTCTGGCATGAGCTCCACTCTGGGTATTGCTTTTACCCTGACTGGCCCGCTGTTCCCGCTCTTCTCGCCCCTGCTGGGCTGGTTGGGCGTGTTCCTGACCGGTTCGGACACCTCTTCAAACGCCCTGTTCTGCGGTATGCAGCGCTCCACGGCTGAAGTGGTGGGCATGGATCCGGCCCTGGCCGTTTCCGCCAACTCTTCCGGTGGTGTTACCGGTAAGATGATTTCGCCCCAGTCCATCAGTGTGGCAACAGCTGCCACCAATCTGGTTGGGCATGAAGGCGATCTCTTCCGGTTTACGCTTGGTCACAGTTTGGCCATGACGGGCTTTATCTGCGTGCTCACCTACTTGCAGTCTAACGTGCTGCATTGGATGCTGCCGTAAACTTGGTTTTCCTTCCGTAATATGGCGCCGCCCCGCAAGGGGCGGCGTTTTTACGTTTATGGGGAAGGGAAATCCTCAGCAAAGGCAGAGCACAGCCGCTCCACCGTCAGAGAACCTGCAAACCCTTATGGGACGGGCACTCCAAGTTGTCTTGCCAGTAGGCCTTGTCTGCTTTATGGTGCGCTGCAATGCTTGGAGGACTACATGGATTCGCAGCAGATAACGTTTTCTTCAACCGTCAAATCACTGGGCCTTGTGTTTGGCGATATTGGTACAAGCCCCATATATACGCTGGCAGTCATATTCATGCTGACCGAGCGCACAGAAGACCATTTTATCGGGATTCTTTCGCTGATTATCTGGACTTTGCTGCTGCTCGTGACAGTGGGGTACGCGTGGCTGGCCATGAGCCTGAGCAAGGGCGGCGAGGGCGGCACCATTGTGTTGCTTTCCATCCTGCGGCCATTGCTGCGTTCTGGCAGAAAAATCGGCTTTGCTTCGGTTATGGCCTTTGTGGGTGTTTCACTGCTCATTGGCGACGGGGTCATTACCCCGGCCATTTCCATCCTTTCAGCGGTGGAAGGCCTGACCCTTGTGCCGGGCCTTGAGAAGACCCCCAAGGTCGCGATTATTGGCGTTGCACTGGTATTTACAACCCTGCTTTTTGCCGTGCAGAAAAAGGGCAGCGGAACGGTATCCGGCGTGTTTGGCCCGATCATGGCGCTGTGGTTTGGCGTGCTGGCTGTTTCAGGCATAGCCTCCATAACGCAGGCGCCTCAGGTCGTGAAGGCGCTGAACCCCATGTATGCCATTGATTTTATGGTGCACAACGGGATCGCGAGCTTTTTTGTGCTTTCTGAGGTTATTTTGTGCGCCACAGGCGGCGAGGCTCTCTATGCGGATATGGGCCACATGGGGCGCAAACCCATTATTGCAGCCTGGGGCATTGTTTTTGTGGCTCTGGTGGCCAGCTATATGGGGCAGACTTCGTTTCTTATCCGCAATCCAGATGCCGAGAACGTGCTGTTTGAATTGATTAACAGCCAGGCCAGACATCTGTATGTTCCATTCCTGGTACTCAGCCTCATGGCCACGGTCATTGCTTCACAGGCCCTCATAAGCGGCTTGTTTTCCATCATGTACCAGTGCATGGCCACCCACATAATGCCCTTGTTCAAGGTGGACTTTACCTCAAAAGAGCTGCACTCGCAGATATATATCAATTCAGTGAACTGGGCTTTGTATGTTGCTGTGGTACTTGCCATCTGCGGATTTGGCGAATCCCACAAGCTTGCTGCGGCATACGGCCTTGCCGTTACCGGCACCATGTCCATAACCGGCGTATTTATGGTCTGGATTTTCCATTTGCAGGGGCGGCACTTCAATTCCGTCATTGCGGCCATAGTCTGTGCGCTTGATTTCATCTACCTCTTTGCCAATTTTTATAAATTTCCGCACGGCGGGTACTGGTCCATCCTCATTTCACTTATTCCGCTTACTGTTATCCTTATCTATACCCGTGGGCAGAGGGCTGCGTATCAACGCATGCGCCCCATGGGCAAGGAGCAGTTTCTGGAAAGGTTTGCCGAAGAGCGGGCCAGAGGCTGCGCCATACGCGGTACAGCCATATTTTTTTTGCGCAGTCTGGACAAGGTTTCGCCCTACATTGTCAAGACCATGTTCAGCAATGGCATTATTTATGAGCAGAACATCATGCTTTGCATCGGGCGCACCAATGAGCCCATAGGCGTGACATGGCATTTTGATGAGGACCCCGCCGAGGGCATCCGTGTTTTTGAAGTGGCAGCCGGTTATATGGAGGTAGTTGATATCTACCACATACTCTCTGAAGCGGGTATCAAGCCACGAGTCATATTTTATGGCGTGGAAGACATCCTCACAAGTTCGCCTGTGTGGCGCATTTACGCCATCATCAAAAAACTGGCGCCGTCGTTCGTACAGTTTTACAAAATGCCGGTACATGCCGTGCATGGGGTTATCAGCCGCATAGACATGTAGACGCGTGCTTTGCCAAGCATGCCTACCAGGGGGCCCGTCATGCAGAAACATTCATTCGTTGGCTGTGGTTTGCTTATACTGTGCCTGCTGTCAGGTTTTCTGGCTTTCGGCTGCACCCCTCGTGAGCGGCCTCCCCTGACATTTGACGATCAGCAGGCCCTGGCGGCCAATCAGCAGTGCCGGGCAGAAGCCACACAGATGAACAATGAGTGGCGCGGCGATACCAGTTATTTTCCCTGGCGGGCCTATTACGACATGTGCATGAGGCGTTTTGAAATCACGGATACGGAAATGCGCAAGCTGCGCCTGCCGTGATCACGTCTGCCTCAGGCCAGCAGCAAGGCTGGCGTTGCTGCACCAATCGCCTACGTAGTGAAAGAGAAAAGTTTGGCCTAGATTTGCCCTTTGAGCCGCTTTTTTTGATTTTTGATAATGGGGTCGGGCTGACACCGTCGTGCTCTGACGAGCTATTTATGGGCCATATTTGGCATAATGGCTGAGGGGTATGATGCGGTGCAAAAAAGAAGGGTGACTCGCTTGAGTCACCCTTCTTTTTTGCATTTTCAAGTCTATTCGTCGCCCACTTTGAGGGCAGCGAGAAACGCTTCCTGCGGCAACTCGACGTTACCCATGCGCTTCATGCGTTTTTTGCCTTCCTTCTGCTTCTCAAGCAGCTTGCGCTTGCGCGTGATGTCGCCGCCATAGCACTTGGCCGTAACGTCCTTGCGGAATGCGGACACGGTTTCGCGGGCAATGATTTTCTGTCCGATGGCTGCCTGAATGGCCACCTGGAAAAGCTGCCGGGGAATGCTGCGCTTGAGCTTGAGCGCCAATCCGCGTCCGTAGGTATATGCGCGGTCGCGGTGCACAATGACGGCAAGAGCGTCAACTGTTTCACCATTGAGCATGATGTCGAGGCGCACAAGGTCAGATTCGCGGTAGTCCAGCGGATGGTAATCCATGGAGGCGTAGCCGCGCGTGGCAGACTTGAGCCGATCGAAAAAGTCGTAAACAATTTCCGCAAACGGCAATTCATAGGTCACAACCACGCGGTTAGTGGCCAGATAGTGCAGATTTTTCTGCATGCCGCGTTTTTCCTCGCACAGCTTCATGACGTTGCCCACGTAATCGTTGGGCACGTGAATGTCCATGTTCACGTACGGTTCATAAAGCGCGCGGATTTTGGTGGGGTCTGGCAGGTGGCTTGGGTTGTCGATCTGCAAGGTTTTGCCATCGTTTGTGTCCACTTTGTAGACCACCGAAGGCGCGGTGGCAATGAGGCTGACCTCAAATTCGCGCTCCAGCCGCTCCTGAATGATCTCCATGTGCAGCAGACCGAGAAAGCCGCAGCGGAACCCAAACCCCAGAGCCTGAGAAGTTTCCGGCTCAAAGGAAAAGGCCGCGTCATTGAGTTGCAGCTTTTCAAGGGCGGTTTTCAGGTTTTCGTACTCGTCGGACTCTGTGGGGTACAGACCGCAGAAAACCATGGGCTTCACTTCTGTAAAGCCGGGAACAGGTGTTGTGGCAGGGTTTTCCACCAGTGTGATGGTGTCGCCAACGCGCGCATCGCCCAGATCCTTGATGGAGCCG
Protein-coding sequences here:
- a CDS encoding glycosyltransferase; this translates as MNAPAVSVIMNCLNSSRDLREAMDSLMAQTFTDFEVVFWDNCSTDESPAIAKSYGEKVRYFRGESIVPLGEGRNLALAQARGRYLAFLDCDDVWRPAKLERQVALFEANPRVGLVCTDTEIFDGKRVFKRLFAETSPARGMAFAALMERQWISMSSAMVSREALASLSPDKTPSGEGRNGEWFDQSLNVCEEADVFYRIAHDWELDYVDESLTLWRVHGGNTTFRKFGQFADETLRILEKHRALYPGYDQEYSGLVTMMTRRAGFQKAVALWREGHNAAAREAIKPWRNSGRKFRIFWWASYLPGIFFDVAARLYFALPANLRQ
- a CDS encoding lactate permease LctP family transporter; this encodes MAWTQVYDPVGGAVVSALLAGIPLISLFYMLAVRRAKGHYAAALAVALSFVLAVAVWGMPFGTALGALSYGAAFGLFPIIWIVITAVWVYNMTVESGEFEYIKESLARLTDDRRLQAIFIAFAFGSFIEGTAGFGTPVAITAAMLVGLGFRPLYAAGICLIANTAPVAFGAIGIPIIVGAQVSGIPEMHVSQIVGRQLPFLSILVPLWLCVVMCGFKRAMEVLPAIIVAGVSFAGSQFLFSNYHGATLPDIMSALITIIAMVLLLRVWKPKTVWRFEGEKETVLTGAAPSTGVVLRAWLPYIVLAVMVFLWGLPQFKNLLNAVPGSVLKFSWPALDGMVHKAAPILAAGKDPNYPAVFVFNWLSAGGTAILLAGFFSVPFMPGYSFGKAINCLFRTIHQLRFPIATIAMILGLAYLMNFSGMSSTLGIAFTLTGPLFPLFSPLLGWLGVFLTGSDTSSNALFCGMQRSTAEVVGMDPALAVSANSSGGVTGKMISPQSISVATAATNLVGHEGDLFRFTLGHSLAMTGFICVLTYLQSNVLHWMLP
- a CDS encoding KUP/HAK/KT family potassium transporter, whose amino-acid sequence is MDSQQITFSSTVKSLGLVFGDIGTSPIYTLAVIFMLTERTEDHFIGILSLIIWTLLLLVTVGYAWLAMSLSKGGEGGTIVLLSILRPLLRSGRKIGFASVMAFVGVSLLIGDGVITPAISILSAVEGLTLVPGLEKTPKVAIIGVALVFTTLLFAVQKKGSGTVSGVFGPIMALWFGVLAVSGIASITQAPQVVKALNPMYAIDFMVHNGIASFFVLSEVILCATGGEALYADMGHMGRKPIIAAWGIVFVALVASYMGQTSFLIRNPDAENVLFELINSQARHLYVPFLVLSLMATVIASQALISGLFSIMYQCMATHIMPLFKVDFTSKELHSQIYINSVNWALYVAVVLAICGFGESHKLAAAYGLAVTGTMSITGVFMVWIFHLQGRHFNSVIAAIVCALDFIYLFANFYKFPHGGYWSILISLIPLTVILIYTRGQRAAYQRMRPMGKEQFLERFAEERARGCAIRGTAIFFLRSLDKVSPYIVKTMFSNGIIYEQNIMLCIGRTNEPIGVTWHFDEDPAEGIRVFEVAAGYMEVVDIYHILSEAGIKPRVIFYGVEDILTSSPVWRIYAIIKKLAPSFVQFYKMPVHAVHGVISRIDM
- the lepA gene encoding translation elongation factor 4 → MPNQENIRNFCIIAHIDHGKSTLADRILELTQVVSKREARQQYLDKMDLERERGITIKAQSVRIPYKAQNGQMYELNLIDTPGHVDFNYEVSRSLAACEGALLVVDATQGVEAQTLANVYLALDHDHEIVPVLNKIDLPSAEVERVKAEIEESIGLDCSEAMPVSAKTGMGVDAVLEAIVHRLPPPKGDVAAPLKALIFDSWYDSYQGVVILFRIMDGAIKRNDMVRLMSTGKEYEVLRLGVFSPEATDVNELHAGEVGFMCGSIKDLGDARVGDTITLVENPATTPVPGFTEVKPMVFCGLYPTESDEYENLKTALEKLQLNDAAFSFEPETSQALGFGFRCGFLGLLHMEIIQERLEREFEVSLIATAPSVVYKVDTNDGKTLQIDNPSHLPDPTKIRALYEPYVNMDIHVPNDYVGNVMKLCEEKRGMQKNLHYLATNRVVVTYELPFAEIVYDFFDRLKSATRGYASMDYHPLDYRESDLVRLDIMLNGETVDALAVIVHRDRAYTYGRGLALKLKRSIPRQLFQVAIQAAIGQKIIARETVSAFRKDVTAKCYGGDITRKRKLLEKQKEGKKRMKRMGNVELPQEAFLAALKVGDE